A window of Nonomuraea angiospora genomic DNA:
CACTGCTGGGTCACCAGCCCGGACAGGACGTCCTTGGCGGTGGCGACGTCGGCCGAGGTGGGGGCGGCGGTGGCCGCGCCCCGCTTGCGCCACCAGGTCAGGAACTGCACCAGGCCGTTGCCCAGCCCTATCGCGCCCGTCACCGCCGCGATGAGCTGAGCGGATCCGGCCGTTATCCCCCAGTCCTTCGGCAATCGGGTGGCGATGGTCAGGATCAGGGTGGCCAGGGCCAGGAGCAGAACGCCGAGCACCACCGACAGCTTGGCCTGGCGATTCTGCCAATATCGTGCGCCCATAAATCCAGTATGTGGGGATAAAGAGGCTGGTAATTCTCCACGTAAGGTCGATAAACCGGAAAAACCATTCACCTCATTGATGGAGGCCGCCAATCCTGTGGCATCGATTCGGAAACCCTCCCGGCCGCGGCGGCCAGCCCCCTGCGGCCGGGCAGGACGAGGTTGCCGTCGGTGACCAGCATGAACCGCTCCAGGTCCGGCACGATCACGTGGACCGCGGTGATCCCGCAGGGCAGGACGCGCACCATGCGGTGGTAGGCCGGGTGGCCCCGGGCGGCCAGCTTCGCGGTCACCTTCCGCAGCTGGGCGCCGGGAGCCCCGGCCGCCGCGCCGGCCTCGGGGAAGGGGACCACCCGCGCCTCGCGCAGGGCGCCGGTGAGGTCGAACCGCCCGCACGCGTGCAGCGCGGGGTGCGCCGCCAGCCCGGCGAGATCGCCGCGTGCGGCTCCGGAGCGCGCCGCCCGCCCGGTCAGACCGGAGTGCGGCAGGCCCTCGCCGAGCGTGCTCTGGACGAGCTCAGTGAGCGCCCGCCAGGCGGCGTACTCGGGGTCCAGCGAGGTGCCGCCGCCGCGCCGGTGCGGCCGGCGGGCGGTCGGAGCCGTGTACGCCAGCATCGTCGGCACGCCGAGGTCGCTGGTGATGTCCAGCAGGTGTACCGGTGACCCGGTCAGCTCCTCCGCCGTCGCGTACGCCCGCGCGAGGCCGTGCGGAAGCGTCCCCGGGTCGATCAGCCTGAGCCGGAAGCCGTCCCCGCCCAGGAAGGCCCGCACCAGCAGCAGCGACAGGGCGTCCCGCTCCACGGCCTCGTTGAGGGCGTGCAGCAGCGCCTCGGCGGCGGTGATGCCGACGGCCGAGCCGCTGTTGCAGCTGTAGCGCATCAGGTCGGCGTAGTCGCAGTCGTCCCCGGCCAGCTCACGCAGCGGGGCGGCGCCGGCCTCGGCGTACCAGGGGGCCGACAGGAACAGCGGCACCAGCGCGTCGGCCCGACGGCGGGGGAGGGGCGGCCCGTCGAGGGGGCGATAGCGCAGGCAGGCCATCCGCCGGCCGGGCGTTCCGGCCAGCAGCAGCGCGCAGGCGTCCCCGCGCAGCGGGCCCGTGGCGAGCGCGGCGGGCGAGACGGACCGCACGGCGGCGGGGTCGAACCCGGCCGGGCCGGTGAGATAGTGCTCGACGGCCTCGAACAGAGCGCCCACGCGGGCCTCGTCCGGGCGTCCTTTGCCCATCCCGCACGCGACCGGCGCGGGGTCCCCCGCGCCGCCGAGCAGGCGGCACCACCAGGCGGTCGGGTCGCGGCCGTCGCCCGCGTCCGCGAGCTCCGCCCGCAGGCCGAGCGCGGTCAGCGCCGCGGACGCCCGCCTCCCGGCCTCGTCCAGCGGCACCGCCCGTTCCGTCTCACAGAACGGCCGCCCCGCCCGTCGCGGGGATTTCGGAAATCGACGCGGCCTACCTTCTGCCATTGCCGGTCGTGGCGGACAGCAGCTCGCCCAGCCGGTCGAGTTCGGCCTGGGTCAGGTGCTGGGTCTCGCGATCCAGCGACTCGGTCACGATATAGTCCACGACATTTCCCATGAGCCTCCCCCTTTCATTCCGCCTTAATTGTAGCGCTTCCTCGGCAAAAGCCTAGAAAGGCTATTTGCGGACTTATTTACACTTTCTGGGGAATGGCGAGGGCCGGGGTGGGAAGCCTGGGAGTCTCAAGATCGTCACTCTGCGTGAGATGGCGGTCGTTACGGTCACGAACCGTGTGCTGACAAAGAGTCAACCCGCCATTCGTGATGTTTCTTCGCATCTGTACCTTGAAGTACATGTGCCCCATCGGCATAGTGGACGCACCACAGGCGTGCCAGTCGTGGCGGACATTCTCGGGGTAGTGCCGGTTCGCGACTGCCCGGCGGCGCATCATCCGGTGCGCGGAATTGGACATGATGGATGAGTTCGCCCCCGCCGATCCGTACCAAGCTGCTCAGGATTCTCCTGCTTCCGCTGGTCTCCATGGTCGCCCTGTGGGGGTTCATCGCCTATTCCAGCGTTGAGGAGATCGTCACCGTCTCCCAGGCGCAGGACCGCTGGGAGGGCATCGGTTCGCCGGTGCTGCAGCTGATCGTCGAGTTACAGCGGGAGCGCCAGCTCTCGGCGGAGGCGGTCCGCGGCACCGGCTCGTACGAGCCGCTGGCCGAGCAGCGGCGCGTCACCGACGGCAAGGCCAAGCGCCTGCGCGAGGTGATCAGCGCCCTCGACGTCGGGGCGGCGGAGGGGGACACCCCGGCCCAGGTGCAGGCGCTGCTGCAGGCGCTCGACGGGCTGCAGTCGCTGCGCGACTCCGCCGACGGCGGCGTTCTGGCCCCGCCGCTGACCATCATCGAGGCGTACAACAACCTGATCAGCGTCGCCAACGGGCAGTTCAGCGACCGCGACGCGCTCAGCGACGTCTCGTCCTACCAGGCGGTGCGCGGCATGGCGGCCTACAGCGCCGCGGCCGAGTATCTGGGCCGCGAGCACGCCGTGCTCACCACCACGATCGTGCACCACAAGATGACCCCCAGGGACCGGGCCTCGTTCGTCTCCGCGATGACCAGCCGCCGGCTCGTCTTCGCCAACGCCGAGCGCGACGTGGGCCCCGAACTGCGGGCCAACTACGACCGGCTGGTCGCCAGCGCGTCGTACAAGCGGCTGGTGGACGCGGAGGACCTGCTGTTCGGCTGGGACACCAGCGGCGGCGCGCCGCCCGTGGACCCCACCGTGTGGAAGCGGGACGCCGACGCCATCTTCGGCGCGATCAGCCGCGACACGCAGACGGAGCTGGCCCGCACCGCGCAGGAGGCGCAGTCCCAGAAGTCCGGCGCGTACTGGCGCATCGGCCTGGTCCTGCTGCTGGGCCTGGCCGCGGTGGTGGCGTCGGTGGCGCTGTCGTACCGGTTCGGCCGCTCGCTGATCACCGAGCTCAGCCGGCTGCAGGAGTCGGCCGTGGAGCTGGCCGAGCGGCGGCTGCCCCGGCTGGTCGAGCGGCTGCGCCGCGGCGACGACGTGGACCCGGCCACCGAGGCGCCCGGCCTCGACCGCGCCGACACCGCCGAGGTCGACCGGGTGGTGCACGCCTTCTCCGCCGTACGCCGCACGGCGGTCGAGGCGGCGGTGGGCCAGGCGACCCTGCGCAAGGGCGTCGGCCTGGTCTTCCTCAACCTGGCCCGGCGCAACCAGGCGCTGCTCCACCGCCAGCTCACGCTGCTCGACACCATGGAACGCCGCGTCGAGGAGCCGGAGGTCCTGGAGGACCTGTTCAAGCTCGACCACCTGACCACCCGCATGCGGCGGCACGCCGAGAACCTGATCATCCTGTCCGACTCCGCGCCCGCGCGGCGCTGGCGCGACCCGGTGCCGCTGTTCGACGTCGTACGCGCGGCGGGGCTGGAGGTCGAGGACTACACCCGCGTCACCGTCGTGCCGATGCCGAACGCCCCGTTGCTGGTCGGCCCCGCCGTCACCGACGTGATCCACCTGGTCGCCGAGCTGGTGGAGAACGCCACCGTCTTCTCCCCGCCCGACACGACCGTGCACATCCGCAGCATGACGGCGGCCAACGGCTTCGCGCTGGAGGTGGAGGACCGGGGCCTGGGGCTGAACCACGCCACCCTCGACGAGCTCAACTCCAAGCTGGCCGACCCGCCGGAGTTCGACCTGGCCGACAGCGACCGGCTCGGCCTGTTCGTGGTGTCCAGGCTCGCGGCCCGGCACGGGATCAAGGTCTCGCTGCGCCGCTCGCCGTACGACGGGACCACCGCGATCGTGCTGCTGCCGGCCTCCCTGCTCGTCAACCTCCAGCCCCCGGCCGTCGCGCCCGCCACCGACCGCGTCGCCGCGCACATCGCCAGGCCCATGCGCGCGCTCGGCACCGGGCCCGCCGAGCCCCGTCCCCGCGGGGTCGCCGTCGCCCCCGAGCCCCTGCCGCCCCTCGGGCCGGACGCGCCCGCGCGCGCCCCGGAACGCGGGACCTGGTTCGAGGCCGGGCCGCCCTCGACCCCGATCATCCAGGCCGGCCCCGTGACCGGGCCCGTGAACGGCTCCGCGAACGGGCTCACGGGTTCGCCTCTCGACGGGTCCCCGAACGGGCTCGCGGGCGGACCCGGGGACGGGCTCGCGGCCGGACTCGGGAACGGGCTTGCGGCCGGACTCGGGAACGGGCTTGCGAACGGAGCGGCGAACGGGCCTTCCGGCGGGCTCGTGGACGAGTTCCTGGAGGGGCTCGTGGACGGGCTCGCGGACGGGCCGGACAGCGGGCCCGCCACTGGACCGATCCGGATTCCGACGCCGGTCCCCGGCCCCGCCACCCCGCCCGGCCCGCCCGCCGGCTGGAGCGTCACGGTGCCGGCCGAGGAGGCCGACGATGACCTCGACGGGCTGCCCATGCGGGTGCCGCAGGCCAGCCTGGCTCCCCAGCTCCGCTCCGCCAGACGCGCGGACCGGCGCAGCACCTCGGCGCGCTCGCCGGAGGAGCTCGCACAACTCATGTCGTCCATGCAACGCGGCTGGCAGCAAGGCCGTCGCCAGGCGGAGCAGGGACAAGACGTGTGGAACCGAAAGGACGACCATCCCGATGCCCGACCCGAGAAGTGAACTGAGCTGGCTGCTGGACGACCTCACCCAGCGCGTCCCCGGCATCCGGCACGCCATCGTGCTGTCCGCCGACGGGCTGGCCATGGGCGGCTCCCGGAACCTGACCCGCGAGGACGCCGAGCACCTGTCCGCCATCTCCGCCGGCAGCCACAGCCTCGCCATGGGCGCCGGGCGGCACTTCGGCATGGGCGGCGTACGGCAGACGATCATCGAGATGGAGGACGGCTTCCTGTTCGTCACCGCGGCCGGCCAGGGCGCCCGGCTGGCCGTGCTCGCCACGGGCGACGCCGAGCTGGGCATGGTCACGTACGAGATGGCGCTCATGGTCAAGCGGGTCGGCGAGCACCTCTCCGCGCAGCCGAGGGGAGCGGCACCGGCACCCGCCTGGAACGGCGCAAGACAGTGACCGGGGAGGATCCCGGGCCGCTGCTCCGGCTCTTCGGGCTGACCGGGGGCCGGGCGCGGCCGCAGGGCGAGTCGTTCGACCTGGTGGCCATCGTCACGTCGGTCGCCGGCTCCTACGAGCCCGCGGAGCTGCTCCCGGAGCATCGCGCCGTGCTGTCGCTGTGCCAGAAGCCCACGCCGGTGGCCGATGTCGCGGCGCACCTCCGGCTGCCGCTCAACATCACCCGGGTCATGCTGAGCGATCTGCGGCGAGAGGGCCTTGTCACCATCGAGCGCCCGCGCCCCGCGGCGCAGACGATCGACGAACGCATCTACAGGGAAGTGCTGCATGGACTACGCAGCCTCTGAGCCGGGGACGACCGCGGTCGCCTCGGCCTTGGCCATCAAGATCCTCATCGCGGGCGGGTTCGGCGTCGGCAAGACCACCTTGGTCGGCACGATCAGCGAGATCCGGCCGCTGCACACCGAGGAGCTGCTGAGCGAGCGGGGCATCGGGGTGGACGACACCTCGGGCGTGGAGTCCAAGACCACCACCACGGTCGCGCTCGACTTCGGCCGCATCACCATCCGCGACGGGCTGTGGCTGTACCTGTTCGGCACCCCCGGGCAGGACCGCTTCTGGTTCATGTGGGACGAACTGGCCCTCGGCGCGCTCGGCGCCGTCGTGCTCGCCGACACGCGCCGCCTGGGCGACTGCTTCCCCGCGGTCGACTACTTCGAGCAGCGCGGCGTCCCGTTCGTGGTCGCCGTGAACTGCTTCGACGGGGCCCGCCGCCACGACCCGGCCAAGGTGCGGCGGGCGCTCGCGCTGAACGAGCGCATCCCGATCGTGCTGTGCGACGTCCGCGACCGCGCGTCGGTCAAGGAGGTGCTCACCACATTGGTGAAGTACGCGGTGGAAGGCGGATGAGCCAGGTTCAGGGGGCCGGCGTGAGGGGCGGGACGGCGTTGCGCGCCCGTTCCAGGGCCTGGTCGGGCCACCACTGGCCGGAGGCCGGGGTGACGACGCCGTACACCGGGTCGGCCGGCCCCGAGGTGCCCCGGGCGCACTGACCGTTGGAGAACCCCGGGCTGTTGAGCCAGAGGAACGCGTCGGCCAGCGGCTTCCCGGTGCCGGCGGACGGGCGGGCGCCCGCGCCTCTGCCGGGAGGATTGCACCACTCGTCCGGAACCGGGAAGCGCCCGGCGGGCGGTTGCCACTCGCCGGTCCCGTTCCGGCTCGTGTCGACGACGAAGTGCGGCAGGCCGGGCGCGTCGTCCGGCACGGCGGCCAGGGTCGCGTCGGCGCACGAGGCGCTCCGCGACGCCGCCCTCAGGTAGACGCACCTGGACAGCTTCGCGGCGTACGCGAGCGATCGGGCGGTCGGCCGGTAGCCGACGGCGTTGACGTAGAAGCCGTCGGCGCGCACCGCGCCCGCGTTGACCAGCCGGTCGGCGATCTGCGTGAACGCGGGCCAGCCCGCCAGCCCGCCGTCGAGGTAGACGGCGGTGCGGGCCAGGCCGGTCAGGGTCTCCACGGCGTAGGAAAGATCGGCGTACCGCTGGACGGCGGCGGACTCCCCGCCCTTCGGGCACTCGGGGCTGCCGGGCATGCGCGCCAGGCCGCTGGGCTCCAGGGCGACGACCGCGGGCCGGTTCCCGATGCCCTCGGCCACCGCGTCGATCCATGCCCGGTAGCCCGCGGTGTCGGGGGCGCCGCCGTTCCAGCAGTCGCGTCCCGGGATGTTGTTGGTGACGAACACGGGGACGGTTCGCCCGCGTTCGGCCTGGGCGACCGCCTCGCGAGCGGTGCGGGAGACGTCGGCGGGGGAGCCGCCGGCGAGCCAGATCGCCTGTGGGACCTGCGACAGCGCTCGCATGAGGGCGGCGTCGGCCGTCCTGCCCTGCGCCGACCACGTCCGCGCCTGCCGCGCCGCGTCGGTGTCCGGCTGCACGTAGAACCGCACGCCGTCCGCGCGCAGCGGGTTCTCGCCGGGGAGCTTGCGCCACAGCGTGCCCGCCTCCTTCGCGACGGCGGGGTTCACGGCCGGGTTCAGGGCCGGGGTCACAGCGGGGGGCGTCGTGGGCAGGCCAGGGAGCAGGTACGCGCCCGCCGCCGCCACGGCGAGCGCGGCCACCGCGCCGCCGGCCCACGCCCAGCGCCGGGACGCGCCCCGTCGCCGGCCCCTGTGCGCCGGGGCGCCGCG
This region includes:
- a CDS encoding GTP-binding protein — protein: MDYAASEPGTTAVASALAIKILIAGGFGVGKTTLVGTISEIRPLHTEELLSERGIGVDDTSGVESKTTTTVALDFGRITIRDGLWLYLFGTPGQDRFWFMWDELALGALGAVVLADTRRLGDCFPAVDYFEQRGVPFVVAVNCFDGARRHDPAKVRRALALNERIPIVLCDVRDRASVKEVLTTLVKYAVEGG
- a CDS encoding sensor histidine kinase — its product is MSSPPPIRTKLLRILLLPLVSMVALWGFIAYSSVEEIVTVSQAQDRWEGIGSPVLQLIVELQRERQLSAEAVRGTGSYEPLAEQRRVTDGKAKRLREVISALDVGAAEGDTPAQVQALLQALDGLQSLRDSADGGVLAPPLTIIEAYNNLISVANGQFSDRDALSDVSSYQAVRGMAAYSAAAEYLGREHAVLTTTIVHHKMTPRDRASFVSAMTSRRLVFANAERDVGPELRANYDRLVASASYKRLVDAEDLLFGWDTSGGAPPVDPTVWKRDADAIFGAISRDTQTELARTAQEAQSQKSGAYWRIGLVLLLGLAAVVASVALSYRFGRSLITELSRLQESAVELAERRLPRLVERLRRGDDVDPATEAPGLDRADTAEVDRVVHAFSAVRRTAVEAAVGQATLRKGVGLVFLNLARRNQALLHRQLTLLDTMERRVEEPEVLEDLFKLDHLTTRMRRHAENLIILSDSAPARRWRDPVPLFDVVRAAGLEVEDYTRVTVVPMPNAPLLVGPAVTDVIHLVAELVENATVFSPPDTTVHIRSMTAANGFALEVEDRGLGLNHATLDELNSKLADPPEFDLADSDRLGLFVVSRLAARHGIKVSLRRSPYDGTTAIVLLPASLLVNLQPPAVAPATDRVAAHIARPMRALGTGPAEPRPRGVAVAPEPLPPLGPDAPARAPERGTWFEAGPPSTPIIQAGPVTGPVNGSANGLTGSPLDGSPNGLAGGPGDGLAAGLGNGLAAGLGNGLANGAANGPSGGLVDEFLEGLVDGLADGPDSGPATGPIRIPTPVPGPATPPGPPAGWSVTVPAEEADDDLDGLPMRVPQASLAPQLRSARRADRRSTSARSPEELAQLMSSMQRGWQQGRRQAEQGQDVWNRKDDHPDARPEK
- a CDS encoding roadblock/LC7 domain-containing protein, yielding MPDPRSELSWLLDDLTQRVPGIRHAIVLSADGLAMGGSRNLTREDAEHLSAISAGSHSLAMGAGRHFGMGGVRQTIIEMEDGFLFVTAAGQGARLAVLATGDAELGMVTYEMALMVKRVGEHLSAQPRGAAPAPAWNGARQ
- a CDS encoding YcaO-like family protein, with translation MPLDEAGRRASAALTALGLRAELADAGDGRDPTAWWCRLLGGAGDPAPVACGMGKGRPDEARVGALFEAVEHYLTGPAGFDPAAVRSVSPAALATGPLRGDACALLLAGTPGRRMACLRYRPLDGPPLPRRRADALVPLFLSAPWYAEAGAAPLRELAGDDCDYADLMRYSCNSGSAVGITAAEALLHALNEAVERDALSLLLVRAFLGGDGFRLRLIDPGTLPHGLARAYATAEELTGSPVHLLDITSDLGVPTMLAYTAPTARRPHRRGGGTSLDPEYAAWRALTELVQSTLGEGLPHSGLTGRAARSGAARGDLAGLAAHPALHACGRFDLTGALREARVVPFPEAGAAAGAPGAQLRKVTAKLAARGHPAYHRMVRVLPCGITAVHVIVPDLERFMLVTDGNLVLPGRRGLAAAAGRVSESMPQDWRPPSMR
- a CDS encoding DUF742 domain-containing protein — translated: MTGEDPGPLLRLFGLTGGRARPQGESFDLVAIVTSVAGSYEPAELLPEHRAVLSLCQKPTPVADVAAHLRLPLNITRVMLSDLRREGLVTIERPRPAAQTIDERIYREVLHGLRSL
- a CDS encoding glycoside hydrolase family 6 protein, producing MAYGTKHGEAVDGRTGDDPRRIGGHRIVRRLGSGGMGIVYLAKSRSRRLVAIKVIHRHLAGDPEFRRRFRREVATMQRVAPFSTAPVLTADVDGETAYVVTEYVPGPTLFRAVVERGPMSGSELEGLAMSTAVALWAIHAAGVVHRDLKPSNVLLSPVGPKVIDFGLAFVADSTTLSVTRMGTPAYMSPEQVRGLASAASDVFAWGGVMAFAASGRPPFGSGAGHDVLYRVVHEEPVLPELGGVLGQLVERALSKDPAARPTAAELVDALGGGATLRLSPDFAPVGPLPRRRAGGRFPYESKGPRPATTASARTHAVPEQAHAAPELVHRATELVRPTTEKGRTASDRSRTTPDRSRGAPAHRGRRRGASRRWAWAGGAVAALAVAAAGAYLLPGLPTTPPAVTPALNPAVNPAVAKEAGTLWRKLPGENPLRADGVRFYVQPDTDAARQARTWSAQGRTADAALMRALSQVPQAIWLAGGSPADVSRTAREAVAQAERGRTVPVFVTNNIPGRDCWNGGAPDTAGYRAWIDAVAEGIGNRPAVVALEPSGLARMPGSPECPKGGESAAVQRYADLSYAVETLTGLARTAVYLDGGLAGWPAFTQIADRLVNAGAVRADGFYVNAVGYRPTARSLAYAAKLSRCVYLRAASRSASCADATLAAVPDDAPGLPHFVVDTSRNGTGEWQPPAGRFPVPDEWCNPPGRGAGARPSAGTGKPLADAFLWLNSPGFSNGQCARGTSGPADPVYGVVTPASGQWWPDQALERARNAVPPLTPAP